From the genome of Bos javanicus breed banteng chromosome 23, ARS-OSU_banteng_1.0, whole genome shotgun sequence:
CTCCCTGGCCTCCTTGCTCCCCGGCCCGGCCTCGCCCGGGCCGCCCCTGGCCCTGCCCCGCCTCCTGATCCCCAACGAGGCGGCGTGCGGCGCGCCCGgcccccctcccttcctcctgatCCTGGTCTGCACCGCCCCGGACAACCTGAACCAGAGAAACGCCATCCGGGCCTCCTGGGGCCGCCTGCGCGAGGTCCGCGGGCTCAGGGTGCAGACTGTTTTCCTGCTGGGAGAGCCCGGCTGGGGGTCGCGCGGGAGCGACCTGGTGTGGGAGTCGGCGGCCCACGGGGACATCATGCAGGCAGCCTTCCAGGACTCCTACCGCAACCTCACCCTCAAGACCCTCAGCGGGCTGAGCTGGGCCGACAGACACTGCCCCACGGCCCGCTACATCCTCAAGACCGACGATGATGTGTTCGTCAACGTCCCCGAACTGGTGTCGGAGCTGGTCAGGCGGGGAGGCCGCTGGGAGCAATGGGAGACGGGCGTGGGGCCCCCGAGAAAGGCGAAGGCTGGAGATGAGAAGTGGGACGGAAGCCCCACCTTGGGGAGCCAGCCAGTGCCTCTCTTGTACTTGGGTCGCGTGCATTGGCGGGTGCAGCCCTCTCGGTCACCGGGAGGCAAGCACCAGGTATCGGAGGAGCAGTGGCCTCCCTCCTGGGGCCCCTTTCCCCCCTACGCCTCAGGCACGGGCTATGTGCTATCAGCTTCTGCTGTGCAGCTTATCCTGAAGGTGGCCAGCCGGGCACCCCTTCTGCCCCTGGAGGATGTTTTTGTGGGGTTAAGTGCCCGCCGAGGAGGCCTTGCCCCAACCCACTGTGTCAAGCTGGCTGGTGCCACCCACTACCCCCTGGATCGGTGCTGCTATGGGAAATTCCTTCTGACATCGCACAAGTTGGACCCCTGGGAGATGCAGGAAGCCTGGAAGCTAGTGGGTGGCTCTGATGGGGAAAGAACTGTACCTTTCTGCTCCTGGCTCCAGGGGCTCCTGGGCATCCTGCGATGCCGGTTAATAGCTTGGCTTCACAGCTGAGAGGGCCTGGGCGCCCAGGAGAGGGGTGTGGAATGGAGGGTCCAGCCAGCAACGCCCCCACTTTCTTTCTCCCAGGCCCAAAGCAGGAGCGCTAGTTGGCTGCAGCTGAGCAAGCTGCTCCACACAGGTGCTCGGGCTGTCACTGAAGACTGAGGGTCACAGGAGGGACCTAGGGGGCTGCCTGGCCTGCCAGCCCCAGAGATGGTCTTCAGGAAGAACCACACACGCTGGCTTGTTCTCTCCAGCCATGGCAGGGGAGGGGCATAGGCCCCTCAATAAACTTGTCTTTTTTCTTCGAGTGTGTGGTCCAGGACTCTCAGAACACAATCCTGGGAAACCCAGAGGCTACCAGAGCCTGCTGGTGGGGAAGGCCATCTCCAGGGACTTGGAGCACACCTCTCCCTGGAGGAAGGCCTTAGGGAGCTGGACGAGGCCACAGCGCCCACAAGATGGGTGGGGCCAGAGAGGAGACTCAGCCCCTCACGTCCAAGAGTAGCCCCAGGGTGCACGCAGGCAGGGGACAGGTTCACGGGATGATTGAGACACGGTATCCAAAAGTCCACGTTCCTTTTTAATAccgaccaccccccaccccaggaaccaGCTGTCCTCCCCAGGAGGAAGGGggctccctgctccctcctcatTCCAGGGACGGGTAATTCCCCACAGGTGGGCGTGGGGAGAGAATGTTTCTCCTGGGTCCGGGAGCCTGACTCAGCGCACGAATCTGTCCAGGGCCGACGGCCGGGCCCCCGTGGGCTTGGCCTTCTCTTGcttctgcagctgctgctccaggcTCTGGCGGATTTTGTCCTGGGTAGGGAGAGACAGGTGAGAAGTGGCAGGTGGATGAGGCCAGCGGGGCCAGCAGGAGGGCGTTCCCCTTGGGATGCCCAGCCCGCCCCCGGTGCCCGCTCACCCTGTGCTCCTGGTCCAtgaccttcctcttcctctttaccAGACTCGCGGTCGAGCTGCGACCTTTCTGCTTTGGCTTTGGCTGGAAGGGAGCCCTGGCATCGGGATCGTAGCcctgaggaaggggagggaggtgaaaGCTGCAGCAGCCTCTGAGGCAGGGAGCTGTGCTTCTGAGGATGCAGTGGGGATGGGACGTGGTGGGAAGGGGCGCCCAGGCCCTCGGAGCCCCGCTCCGTACCAGCCTCTCTGCCCGTTCCTTCTTTGCCTGCTCCAAAGAGATGACATCAACCTCTGCCAGGGCTCGTGGATCCAGACAGATGAGCTCGGCGGGCACCTGGATGCAACACAGAGGGACGGACGGGTAAGGATCCACAGGAAGGTGACACCAAAGAGGGACAGAAAGCAGAGGCACTGCTGAAATCCTTTCTTCCTAAGaccccccgccccagcctgcGGGGGCGCAGGCGCATCCTCACCTTCTCTAGCAGCGCCTTCACCTCCCACTCCTGCCGCTGCTTCCGGCTCCTGTATGGGTTACTCTCCAGGCCGTCAAAGTTGGGTTCGGCAGCCCCTGGAGGGAGAGGGGGCATGTGGAACTATAACAGGAACCTGCTCCAGCCTGACAGGAGCCCCCTGCTGTCTCAGGGTCCGGCCCACAAAAGCCTCCATTTCGAGGTCACCGCTTggagccccagccctgcctgctcaCCAGGGACCAGCATGCTGGTGATGCCCCCGCTGTGCCCCACTCCCAGCACATCCTCATAGGGGCAGAACTGAAGGCCATGCACGTGGCCCGAGAGCCGGTGCGTGAGGTAGGGCTGCTCCAGGGAAGGAGGGCTGGCCTTGCCCTGTCCTGCCCAAATGTTGACCACATCGCCCATTCCCGCTGCCAGCAGTCCCCGCTGGGAGAACGCCAGGTGCCCTGCTCCTTGGGGCAGGGTCCGAGCGCTCAGAGGCTGGAACGTCCCTCGCAGGTCGAAAACCTTCAGCTGGTGGTCCAGGCCAGAGGTGGCCATGTGCCTGGGAGTGAGAGAGGGAAGTTAATCACAGCATGAAGCATCAGGTCTGCTGGGGGAGAAGATGACTGTTAAGGACGgaaccactaccaccacccacctcttttcatttcccttttacaGAGAGGAAACTGAAGTATTGGGGTGAGTGGTGGAGCTAGAATTCAAGTCAGAGCTGTGTCTTTACTGTCTTTTCTCACCACATGTGAATGAAAGGGAGGATGCATGTGACAATCTACACTCAGGTGTGAGGTCACATCACACAGACAGGCAGCCCAGCAGTCAGCAGAGGGAAAGGCTGATGGCAATGGTCAGGGAGGGCTTTGTGGGACTTGAGCCATTCTAGGTAATAATCAAGAAAGCACAAGAGGAttgcttctcagccttttggctaagatcaagtgagGAAAGcacaagagggcttccctggtggctcaatgctGGAGAATCTCcctgccgatacaggagacaagggttcagtccctgatttgagaagatcccacatgccacggagcagctgggcctgtgctctagaacctgggagtTGAGCCCATATGCCCCAATTACTGAGACCCTCGTGCCCTGAAGCCCATGGTCCGCAAGAGAAACCACcgaatgagaagcctgctcaccgcaactagagaaaagcccacgcagcagtgaagacccagcccgGGCAAGGATAAAAATAGAAAGCACAAGGAGCAATTTAAAGATTGTAGCTGAAAACTGAAAAGGTTTAAATGAAACTCACTTTAAAAAAGCGTAAGAAACAGAGACACGCAGCAggtttaaataaatgaacatcaGACTGTGGACACAGgaagatggaaatgagtttgtTTTCCCGGCTGGTGGAATATGGCCAGGCGGGGACAAACTGCAGAGGCTCCTGAAGGTCAGATGGGAGACCGACAGTCCCCAAAGTGGCTCTCTGGCAGTGACAGGCCAAAAGGTGGAGGCTGCATGGACCCGAGAAAACCTTAGAAAGCAAGGAAGTGATGCGCTAGAAGGCCCCTTTCGCTAGAAGGAGGAAGGGCAAGGTTGGTGACCAGATCCTCGGGAgaaagggacttgcctggtggcccagtggttaagaatcagctttgtaatgcagaggacacagattcgatccttggtctgggaactaagatcccacatgccatggagcaaccaagcctgctCAGTACAACTAGAAAAGTCCTATGTGATACAGCTAAGACCCTATatagttaaattaaaaaagaattgtcAAAAGTCCTCTTAAGGATGTGTGTACCGCATAAGACATTTACTTTCAGAGACTGGAGTTTCTATGGATATTCAAGTTGCTCAGAGATGCTGAAGGGTGGCCAGCCAGGTCAGGGCATGTCTGTTTGGCAGACGCTGAAGACTCACATTTTAACCTTGACTGTGAGCCCAGGAAGAAAACACTAAGGCGCTCCTCTGAGCAGAGACTTGGCCTGTGATGGGACTGATGCAAGACCCAGCTGGATACCTGTCCTGACAAGACAGACAGGGCCCAGCTCCACCCGAGGGAGAGGTCATGAGCACAAACCAGGACTTGCTGAGGGCTCCTGGGACACAGGTCACAGCCTTCACTGGGCCAACAACTCAAGGGCACCCACTGGCTCCTGCCCCCCACACCCACCTCTGGAAGCCTCTGTGCAGACACCCACCTGGTAGCCAGATGGGCATCCAGACCATGCCACCATCCTACTGAACTTGCAAGAAACAGATCAACTCTGAGGGTCCAGTCCAATCCTAATGCAAGCTTCCAGGAAGCCTGCTGAGGATGACAGCCCGCGGCATCTCTGGAGCCCCTGTGGCCGGTCTGAGGCAGCCCTGAGGAGGACCAGAGCTACACGACTGGGCCCAAAGTCAAGAACCAGAGCTGTTTGGCATTGGGCTGTTGGCCAAACCTCTGTGAACAACTGACGGAGCCTTGAGCAGAAGCAGCTGACCTAGGCAGCCCAGGGAAGGCCAAGTCCAGCTTGGGTCCAGGGGCCCATAGAAGGCAGAAGGCCCTGGAAGAGGCCCCCACTCTCCTAGATCCAGACTGGCACAGACCTGGAGTAAAGGGGAAGAACCAAACCACCAATCCACAAAGACACAACCAGAGGGCCCCGGGGGCCTGAGCAGTCAGCAGGCTTTCCACAGCCACTGGGCTTCTGCATTCTGACTTCCTGAGCGGTGGTATACGAGGAAGAAAGCCATGTGGGAAGACGTATTCCGATAGGACACCCTAAAAGAAGGGAGAACCAGAGGCTGGAACTGTGAGGTGGCAAGGACTGGAAGCAGCAGACCCTGGAGGGGAAAAGCAGCAAGGGCTTCACAGGTCGTGAGCAGTAATGCGGCGATGCAGCCAAAGCCACCAGCAGGGCCTGGGCTCCCGAGGAGCGCTCAGCCAACAGTGATTCTGCGTCTGCCATGACTGATGGCTGAAGAACACGAAGCTATGGGGACAGCTAGCAAGAAGTCGTGTTCTGGGTGAGGGCAATGTGGCAGAAAGGGAGCAGGCCGGGAGAAGCTGTGGGCGGGGGTGCAGCATCCAGCGACGGACACGGTAACGGTGGGGTGATGGGAGACGACTGAGCAGAGCCTGAGGGTTTCGCCCGGCCCGCCAACTCCTCAGCTGTGGTTGTAAATAAAGTGTAACTGGAACACCCCACCAGGGCAGATTCATCCTTCTACCCCCAGAACCCAGCCTACAGCTGGCACCCAATGAATGCCTGATGGAtcaaagaatttgagaaaaacaCGTGGGAACTTGTGGGAAAGTCTGCCAGATCCAGACATACATACAATACAAACCAGACAAAACAGCTATGGAAACGCAAATAGTCTCTCAGGAAGGGTGGAAATTCAAAGCGGACTGGCCACCCCAAAGCCCCCACAGCACCAGCCAGACCTAAAGAGAACAGTCGTCTTTACGACGATGATGAAACAGCGCTCCCCACCTACCAGGCACCGTGTGCGCCTCTGAATACCTTGACTGGTGTTCACATCTACAACAGCTTCCTAACTGAAGGCCAAGCTTGGCAAACTACGGCCCATGAGTCAACAAAACCAGCCCACCACTTTCTGTAGAGCCTACAAGCTCTACAGaatggttttcacatttttaagtaGTTGGGAAAAACATcagaagaaatatatttcaagacgtgaaaattatttgaaaactcCAGTGTCAGTGTTCATAAATAAAGTCATGCTGGGACACAGCaatagagagttccagaaaaacatctccttctgctttattgactatgccaaagcctttgaatgtgtggaccacaacaaactctggaaaattcttaaagagatgggaataccagaccacctgacctgcctcttgagaaatctgtatcaggtcaggaagcaacagttagaactggacatggaacaacagactggttccaaagaggaaaaggagttcgtcaaggctatatattgtcaccctgcttatttaacttacgtgcagagtacatcataagaaatgctaggctggatgaagcacaagccggaatcaagattgccaggagaaatatcaataacctcagatatgcagctatcaccacccttatggcagaaagcaaagaagaactaaaaagcctcttgatgagagtgaaaaagttggcttaaagctcaacattcagaaaacgaagatcatggcatctggtcccatcatttcatggcaaatagatggggaaacagtgagagactattttcctgggctccaaaatcactgcagatggtgattgcagccatgaaattaaaagacacttgctccttggaagaaaagttatgactaacctagacagcatattgaaaagcagaaacatgactttgccaacaaaggtccatctagtcaaggctatggtttttccagtggtcatgtatggatgtgagagttggactataaagaaagctgagtgctgaagaattgatgcttttgaaatctggtgttggagaagacccttgagagtcccttggactgcaaggagatcacaccagtccatcctaaaggaaatcagtcctgagtattcactggaaggactgatgctgaagctgaaatgccaatactttggccacctgctgcgaagaagtgactcattggaaaagaccctgatgctgagaaagattgaaggcaggaggagaaggggacgacagaggatgagatggttggatgacatcaccgactcaatggatgtgagttttgagtaaactccgggagttggtgatggacagggaggcctggcctgctgcaatccatggggtcgcaaagagtcagacacgagtgagcaaatgaactgaactgggacACAGCTACACTCATTTGGTTACTTATTCTGTGGCTGCTTTTTGTGCTAAGGTAGCACAGTATTGTGGTCAAGCAGACACCACATCTTATCTCTTTGCACTGCTGCCCAGAACACTATAATCTCAGTGACACACATCACTTCAGAGCATTTCAAGCACCATCCGTCTTATCATCTATCTGTGTGAAAAGATGTTTGCAAAGATAAAATActcaaaagtcaaagtgttagtcactcagttgtatctgactctttgtgacctcatggactgcagcctattgggctcctctgtccatggaattcgccaggcgagaatactagagtgggtaactaTTCTGATCTCCaagcgatcttcctgaccaagggatcaaacccgggtctcctgcattgc
Proteins encoded in this window:
- the B3GALT4 gene encoding beta-1,3-galactosyltransferase 4 is translated as MRPGLSRRLLLAALLLLLVWTLFGPSGLGEELLSLSLASLLPGPASPGPPLALPRLLIPNEAACGAPGPPPFLLILVCTAPDNLNQRNAIRASWGRLREVRGLRVQTVFLLGEPGWGSRGSDLVWESAAHGDIMQAAFQDSYRNLTLKTLSGLSWADRHCPTARYILKTDDDVFVNVPELVSELVRRGGRWEQWETGVGPPRKAKAGDEKWDGSPTLGSQPVPLLYLGRVHWRVQPSRSPGGKHQVSEEQWPPSWGPFPPYASGTGYVLSASAVQLILKVASRAPLLPLEDVFVGLSARRGGLAPTHCVKLAGATHYPLDRCCYGKFLLTSHKLDPWEMQEAWKLVGGSDGERTVPFCSWLQGLLGILRCRLIAWLHS